In one Lycium barbarum isolate Lr01 chromosome 7, ASM1917538v2, whole genome shotgun sequence genomic region, the following are encoded:
- the LOC132601301 gene encoding uncharacterized protein LOC132601301 — translation MIMILMLKECDGQPSGSQTNHVFNDGTDFYIGQTFDSKEQLKNLLKKAAIKRPFGFVPIKSNIKYYKVECTSPNCGRMLRCSKYEISNRVRIYKYVGEHAWGVEHVTSLHKHASSHVIASVLMNDYIENKGSSTKEIQRTVFREFHCKLSYWKCWKAGIIAKNWVRRLPDHGYGCLLAYSYMAESLNSSSRICIRLADDNKFLYYFVSHATCIRGYTHMREECDDSWTYFFQQLKFIITDEPDLCIISDRHKSIASCISRTYEHAYSYEEFNEHFQQFRNKSPEATQCLEFEIRFEKWSRAYFPANMYDILTTNIAESLKSMLRDEREYPVSAIFTSISKRFTKIFRQRRVDIGDSNNIFMPLAEITLREKMTEGDSLFVSNINGDADEFNVIGSGRTAKVNLLNKTCSYREYDLVKLLCAHAMAALRLKYGNRYGSSIYKYSSPMYKVQSYILAFAETINVVPPESEWVVPEKYAKMYIAPPLYEPKLGRKRIKRISGITNLLSPEDV, via the exons ATGATCATGATATTGATGTTGAAAGAGTGTGATGGGCAGCCTAGTGGATCACAAACCAACCATGTCTTCAATGATGGAACTGATTTTTACATCGGGCAAACATTCGATAGCAAGGAACAGTTAAAAAATTTGTTGAAGAAAGCTGCAATAAAGAGGCCGTTCGGATTTGTACCGATCAAGAGTAATATTAAATACTATAAGGTGGAATGCACATCTCCTAATTGTGGCAGGATGTTGCGGTGTAGTAAGTACGAGATCTCGAATAGGGTTCGCATTTACAAGTACGTTGGGGAGCACGCTTGGGGTGTTGAACATGTTACGAGCCTTCATAAGCATGCCTCGTCACATGTCATTGCATCAGTCTTGATGAATGACTATATTGAAAACAAAGGGTCGTCGACAAAGGAAATCCAGAGGACGGTTTTCAGGGAATTTCATTGTAAACTGAGCTACTGGAAGTGTTGGAAGGCTGGTATAATTGCTAAGAACTGGGTTAGGAGGTTACCGGATCATGGGTACGGTTGCTTACTAGCTTATTCTTACATGGCTGAGAGTCTAAATTCGAGTTCTAGAATTTGCATTAGGCTTGCGGATGACAACAAGTTTTTATATTACTTCGTGTCTCACGCAACTTGCATTCGAGGATATACCCACATGAGAGAG gagtgtgatgaTTCTTGGACCTACTTCTTCCAGCAGCTCAAGTTTATAATCACCGATGAACCAGACTTGTGCATCATCTCTGATAGACACAAGAGCATAGCCAGCTGTATTTCCAGGACCTATGAGCAT GCATATAGTTACGAGGAGTTCAATGAACATTTTCAGCAATTCAGGAATAAAAGCCCTGAAGCAACTCAGTGCCTTGAGTTTGAGATTAGATTTGAAAAGTGGAGCAGGGCATATTTTCCAGCCAACATGTACGATATTCTCACCACAAACATTGCCGAGTCGCTTAAGTCAATGTTGAGGGATGAAAGAGAGTACCCCGTGTCTGCCATATTCACTTCCATTTCTAAGAGGTTTACTAAAATATTCAGGCAGAGGCGTGTAGATATCGGTGATTCAAATAATATATTTATGCCTTTGGCTGAAATAACGTTAAGGGAAAAGATGACTGAGGGCGATTCCTTGTTTGTCAGTAATATAAATGGGGATGCCGATGAGTTCAATGTTATCGGGAGTGGCAGAACTGCCAAAGTCAATCTACTGAACAAAACATGTTCTTATAGAGAGTATGACTTGGTGAAATTATTGTGCGCTCACGCCATGGCAGCCTTGAGATTGAAATATGGAAATAGATATGGTTCAAGCATCTACAAGTATTCTTCACCGATGTATAAAGTTCAATCTTACATCCTTGCATTTGCTGAAACTATCAATGTAgttcctccagagtctgaatggGTTGTGCCCGAGAAGTATGCAAAGATGTACATTGCTCCACCTCTTTATGAGCCCAAACTTGGAAGGAAGAGAATAAAGCGTATCTCTGGCATCACAAATCTTTTAAGCCCAGAGGACGTGTAA
- the LOC132601302 gene encoding uncharacterized protein LOC132601302, producing MTDYFSKWVEVQALEKVREKEVIDFIYEHIIRWFEIPTEIACDNGKQFIGSKVSKFFKEYKIKKILSTPYHPSANGQAESRNKIILQNLKKSLTGSKHRWKEILPEAYIDVNIGSSTMEAEKS from the exons atgactgattatttctctaaatgggttgaagtaCAGGCACTCGAGAAGGTCAGggaaaaggaagtcattgacttcatatatGAACATATAATCCGTTGGTTCGAGATACCCACAGAAATTGCATGTGACAACGGGAAGCAGTTCATAGGCAGCAAAGTTAGCAAATTCTTTAAAGAATACAAGATCAAAAAGATCTTGTCCACCCCGTATCACCCAAGCGCGAATGGCCAAGCTGAATCGAGAAACAAGATTATACTGCAGAACTTAAAGAAAAGCTTGACCGGCTCTAAGCACCGGTGGAAGGAGATTCTACCCGAG GCATACATCGATGTGAACATCGGAAGCAGCACAATGGAAGCCGAGAAGTCATAG